From the genome of Candidatus Eisenbacteria bacterium:
TGATCGTAGGCCGCTTCACAATCCCATAGACCGTAGATAATCCTAAACTAGTTCCCTGGCCCATACCTATGGTTGAAAAGAAGGGTTCAAAAATCCGATTTGTCGTCTTCTCATTCATTCCAGCTCCTGTGTCTAGGATCGTTGTCATCACATAATCACCCGGAATGAATCCTTCGTGTCCTTGACAAAATGCCTTGTCGACCTATATATTCTCCGTGCGGATAATTAGTATGCCGCCCTCCGGCATTGCATCTTTCACATTCACCGAAAGATTCATCGGCTTTGGTTTAATTGTCCGTTGCCTGTTGAATGCAAGCAGCTGGCAGGTCAGTGACGCTGCGCGCTCGCATCCCCTTTTAATTTCATGCAGACAATTACCTTCATCGCTATGGGGGGATTTTTTTCCTCCAAGAGTTCCTGAAAACCCATCATGACATGAAGAATCCTATTAAAGTCATGGGCACCCCCCCCGGGCCGGTGTTCCTATAGCCTGCATCTTTCGGGCTTAGCGAAGTCTTTGTTTCAATTCCTGCTGAATAACCTCGGCCTGTTTTCGTTCGGATATGTCGATAAATTACTGTTATACCTGCATTCCGCACATCGAATAGGATGTTCTGAGCAATTTTGAGCTTTAGGCTGAATCGTCCATCGGGGATAGTCTGATGGATGAATCGGCCAGGACCTCGAAATTAATCAGAACAACCAGTTCGACATGCGGAATGTCAGATACAATAAGGCGGATGTCATGATTTTGTTAGAGCCGGAATATCAAATATTACAATATTCGCGAATCTGATCGATTAGTCATTTTCCTGCAGTAAGAGCCTGCCGCTCCGACTGAATCATCTTTTCAAGCTTAGCGGCTGTCTGATAAGCCTCGCGCAGATACTCAGATTCGCTGATATCAAGACCCCGCATATTTGCTTCTAAGCTTACGCATCCTTTATACGACGAACTCGCGATAATTTTTGACAATCTTACCCAATCAACGGTTCCGGAAAATGGAAGGTTGTGTCGATCTTGCGTTCCATCATTATCATGAATGTGAATAGATACAAGACGGCCCTTGTAGCGCTCCAGATTATCAAGACCGGGCCGCCCAAGATTCCCGTGCCCGGAATCATAACAAAGACCAAGAAAGTCATCATTATACCGCTCAAAAAGCCAATCAATATCCAGAAAATCGTCGTCATCCATATTTTCAATCGCTATCTTAATTGAATACTTTTCAGCCAGCTGCCACAACACATCCAATGATCTCTGTAACGAGTCGTAGTAAAAATCCCCCTTGAGCAGGGTACTTGGAGCATTGGGTAAGTGAACGACGATAGCTCCACCGGATAGCCGTGCTGTCA
Proteins encoded in this window:
- a CDS encoding sugar phosphate isomerase/epimerase translates to MGEILRELSMTTDYVTYLGDPKPYLERIAEAGFTHIHWCHEWNTTHIYSDNEISNIQTWLQEFDLKLLDLHAPHGEGMGWGAGGAIERSAAVKLLKNRLGMTARLSGGAIVVHLPNAPSTLLKGDFYYDSLQRSLDVLWQLAEKYSIKIAIENMDDDDFLDIDWLFERYNDDFLGLCYDSGHGNLGRPGLDNLERYKGRLVSIHIHDNDGTQDRHNLPFSGTVDWVRLSKIIASSSYKGCVSLEANMRGLDISESEYLREAYQTAAKLEKMIQSERQALTAGK